A window of candidate division KSB1 bacterium contains these coding sequences:
- a CDS encoding DoxX family protein codes for MKNRTFSQSLILVLLRLTIGWHFLYEGLVKLLQTDWTAASYLSVSNWIFAPVFHWMAETPEVLAAVDFLNIWGLILIGAALIFGVFERFAAFCGMALLALYYIANPPFVGLEFGVPAEGNYLVVNKNLVEFFALGILIYFPTGKVFGLDFFLKRKPKTTKAEKELDVKHPEEQVNIGRRQVIKALTGVPAAGVFAWAFARKKQWQSWEDKNLVDAMTSASTKLFNPAGLTHLNGQIPKATINNVEFSRLILGGNLLSGWAHSRDLIYVSQLVKAYHNKDKIFATLLTAEKCGINTLLTNPILCTLIDEYWKRNIGKIQFISDCAGLNYDKGVYAIPFQDYIARIQRAIDYGATSCYIQGETADHYIQHGLYDHLEKAMNLIHDNGLQLGIGAHRVETLEKCVELGLLPDYWMKTLHHHNYWSAKAETWHDNKYCFDPQRTIDFIASRPEPVIAFKTMAAGAIHPQDAFRYAFENGADFVCAGMYDFQMVDDCNIALDILNDDKLNRKRDWKAV; via the coding sequence ATGAAAAATCGTACTTTCTCCCAATCGCTCATACTCGTTCTGCTGCGCCTTACAATCGGCTGGCATTTTTTATACGAAGGGCTGGTCAAACTGCTGCAGACCGACTGGACCGCTGCCAGCTATTTGAGTGTTTCCAACTGGATTTTTGCACCCGTGTTTCACTGGATGGCGGAAACTCCTGAAGTATTAGCAGCTGTTGATTTTCTGAATATCTGGGGATTAATTCTCATCGGCGCTGCATTGATATTCGGTGTATTCGAACGATTCGCTGCCTTTTGCGGCATGGCGCTGCTGGCGCTTTACTATATTGCCAATCCGCCGTTTGTCGGTCTCGAATTCGGTGTTCCCGCGGAGGGTAATTATCTGGTGGTCAACAAAAATCTGGTAGAATTTTTCGCCCTTGGTATCCTGATTTATTTCCCCACCGGCAAAGTATTCGGTCTGGATTTCTTTTTAAAGCGCAAACCCAAAACAACCAAAGCGGAAAAAGAACTCGATGTCAAACACCCGGAAGAACAGGTCAATATTGGACGCAGGCAGGTCATTAAAGCCCTGACCGGTGTCCCGGCTGCCGGTGTTTTTGCCTGGGCGTTTGCGCGTAAGAAACAATGGCAAAGCTGGGAAGACAAAAATCTGGTTGATGCTATGACCAGCGCCAGCACCAAACTCTTCAATCCGGCGGGTTTGACGCATCTGAACGGGCAAATCCCGAAAGCAACAATCAACAATGTCGAATTCAGCCGCTTGATTCTCGGCGGCAACCTGTTGTCCGGCTGGGCGCATTCGCGCGATTTGATCTATGTATCCCAGCTTGTCAAAGCTTATCACAACAAGGATAAAATATTTGCCACGCTGTTAACAGCGGAAAAATGCGGCATCAACACCCTGCTCACCAATCCGATTTTATGCACGCTGATCGATGAATACTGGAAACGCAATATCGGCAAAATCCAGTTCATCTCAGACTGTGCGGGATTGAATTACGACAAGGGAGTGTATGCGATACCGTTTCAAGATTATATCGCTCGAATCCAGCGCGCTATTGATTACGGCGCCACTTCCTGCTATATTCAGGGTGAGACAGCTGATCATTATATTCAACACGGTTTGTATGACCATCTGGAAAAAGCCATGAATTTAATACACGATAACGGCCTGCAGTTGGGGATTGGCGCTCATCGGGTCGAAACGCTTGAAAAATGCGTTGAGCTCGGTTTGCTCCCGGACTATTGGATGAAGACCCTGCATCACCATAATTATTGGTCGGCAAAAGCAGAAACCTGGCATGACAACAAATACTGTTTTGATCCACAGAGAACCATCGATTTTATTGCAAGCCGACCGGAACCGGTTATCGCATTCAAAACCATGGCCGCCGGCGCGATTCATCCACAGGACGCGTTCCGCTATGCATTTGAAAACGGCGCTGATTTTGTCTGTGCCGGAATGTATGATTTTCAAATGGTGGATGACTGCAATATTGCACTGGATATCTTAAATGATGACAAACTCAATCGCAAACGGGACTGGAAAGCAGTCTAA
- a CDS encoding ThuA domain-containing protein, whose product MKRRDFLKKTAVSAAAAGLLKASTGTAAVQEPTLNNKKVLMVWGGWDGHEPKKCIDLLAPWARENGAEVRISDSLDVYTEQEYMQSLDLIVQVWTMGEISKEQEQGLLKAVKSGIGLAGWHGGLCDSFRQNVEYQFMTGGQWVAHPGGVIDYTVNITNHKDPVTKALNDFAMHSEQYYMHVDPNVKVLATTTFTGEHADWIDGCVMPVVWKKYFGEGRIFYSSLGHKAHDFDVPEALSILKRGILWAGESKYHPRESWKSPVYG is encoded by the coding sequence ATGAAAAGAAGAGATTTTTTAAAAAAAACAGCCGTTTCTGCTGCAGCTGCCGGGTTATTAAAGGCGAGTACGGGAACTGCTGCTGTTCAGGAACCTACGCTCAACAATAAAAAAGTCCTCATGGTCTGGGGCGGTTGGGACGGACACGAACCCAAAAAATGCATTGATCTGTTGGCTCCCTGGGCGCGGGAAAATGGCGCCGAGGTGCGGATATCGGATTCACTCGATGTCTATACCGAACAAGAATATATGCAGTCCCTGGATCTGATTGTCCAGGTTTGGACCATGGGTGAAATCTCCAAAGAACAGGAGCAGGGTCTTCTCAAAGCAGTCAAAAGCGGAATCGGCCTGGCCGGCTGGCATGGCGGATTGTGTGATTCCTTTCGGCAAAATGTGGAATATCAGTTTATGACCGGCGGTCAATGGGTTGCGCATCCCGGTGGTGTGATTGATTATACCGTAAATATCACCAATCACAAAGATCCGGTGACAAAAGCTCTGAATGACTTTGCCATGCATTCGGAACAGTATTATATGCACGTGGACCCAAATGTCAAAGTCCTGGCCACCACGACCTTTACCGGTGAACATGCGGACTGGATTGACGGATGCGTCATGCCGGTGGTGTGGAAAAAATATTTCGGTGAGGGGCGGATTTTTTATTCTTCTCTGGGACACAAAGCACATGATTTTGATGTGCCCGAGGCATTGAGCATTTTAAAACGTGGCATTCTGTGGGCCGGTGAAAGTAAATATCATCCGCGCGAGTCCTGGAAAAGCCCGGTCTATGGTTAG
- a CDS encoding FlgD immunoglobulin-like domain containing protein has product MSGWIFIHSGHWFDPPSHVIDDLWLPSGTEKLSFDLPDDTEPGDSYLRLRFSTLPGLWFCGFAPDGETQDYWVDIKSFSGVDDSKGMPSEYKLHPNIPNPFNPSTRLSYDIPAASNVRLTIYNLRGQEIRTLASGQQPAGRHTVIWDGCDNSGRLLPGGIYFAIFKAGDYKTSQKLLLLK; this is encoded by the coding sequence ATGTCTGGCTGGATATTCATTCATTCCGGACACTGGTTCGATCCGCCTTCGCATGTCATTGATGACCTGTGGCTGCCGTCCGGCACTGAGAAACTCTCATTTGACCTGCCGGATGACACAGAACCCGGTGATTCTTATTTGCGACTCCGCTTCAGCACCCTTCCGGGACTGTGGTTCTGTGGATTTGCGCCGGACGGTGAAACACAGGATTATTGGGTCGACATTAAATCATTTAGCGGTGTGGACGATTCAAAGGGAATGCCTTCTGAATACAAACTGCACCCCAATATCCCGAATCCTTTTAATCCAAGCACCCGTTTGAGTTATGATATACCGGCTGCCTCCAATGTCCGACTCACAATATACAATCTCAGGGGTCAGGAAATCCGGACACTCGCATCCGGACAACAGCCTGCCGGACGGCATACCGTCATCTGGGATGGCTGTGACAACAGCGGTCGATTGCTGCCAGGCGGAATTTACTTTGCCATATTCAAGGCAGGTGATTATAAAACCTCGCAGAAACTTTTACTGCTGAAATAA
- a CDS encoding DNA-binding transcriptional regulator: protein MKNQLSAGRPRVGLLIETSNAYSRGVLKGINAYIHKHFPWSLYLGEYSRGLPDVSWLLNWNGEGIIARIDSPQTAAILEKINIPIVNVSSGYVMKKIPLIETNDKKIAELAANHFIELGLEQFAYCGVNYNWSDWRKNHFHYYLQEKGFKCHIYPYDSEPEMNWDQDRIRLTEWLYDLPKPAGVFAAFDSRAQNIIQICQNENILVPESLAIIGVDNDDLICEFCDPPLTSVIPDSFRTGFLAARCLDRMMQGDYNFKERQFIEPLGIQKRKSTDIKAINDPDISRAMHYIHKHACEGLNVQQLLSFLPMSRRVFEKRFKRMIGHSPYEEILRIKIVRVRELLIETDLTQGDIAQRAGFKYESYMNQSFKRVVGQPPGVYRQEHKGMSAGNNSNTSPW, encoded by the coding sequence TTGAAGAATCAGCTTTCTGCCGGACGACCGCGGGTCGGTTTGCTAATTGAAACATCGAATGCTTACTCGCGCGGGGTACTGAAAGGAATAAACGCCTATATTCACAAGCATTTTCCATGGTCACTTTATCTCGGTGAATACAGCAGAGGACTGCCGGATGTTTCCTGGCTGCTCAATTGGAACGGAGAGGGGATTATTGCCAGAATTGACAGTCCGCAAACGGCTGCAATTTTGGAAAAAATAAATATTCCTATTGTCAATGTGAGCTCTGGATATGTGATGAAAAAAATTCCATTGATTGAAACGAATGACAAAAAGATTGCTGAACTGGCAGCGAACCACTTTATAGAGTTGGGGCTTGAGCAATTTGCCTATTGCGGTGTGAATTACAACTGGTCGGATTGGCGGAAAAATCATTTTCATTATTATCTGCAGGAAAAGGGATTCAAATGCCATATCTATCCCTATGATTCGGAACCTGAGATGAATTGGGATCAGGATCGGATACGCCTGACCGAGTGGCTCTATGATCTTCCTAAACCTGCAGGTGTATTTGCCGCTTTTGACTCGCGTGCCCAAAATATTATTCAGATTTGTCAAAATGAGAATATACTTGTACCGGAAAGCCTGGCGATCATTGGAGTGGATAATGATGATTTGATATGTGAGTTTTGTGATCCGCCTCTTACCAGTGTTATACCGGATTCTTTCCGCACCGGATTTTTAGCAGCCAGGTGTCTTGACCGGATGATGCAGGGTGATTATAATTTCAAAGAACGTCAGTTTATTGAACCGCTGGGGATACAAAAACGAAAATCTACGGATATCAAGGCGATCAATGATCCGGATATTTCCAGGGCTATGCATTATATTCACAAACACGCTTGTGAAGGACTGAATGTGCAGCAGCTGCTGTCGTTTTTACCCATGTCGCGACGGGTGTTTGAGAAACGGTTCAAACGTATGATCGGTCACTCTCCTTATGAAGAAATTTTACGGATCAAAATTGTGCGTGTGAGAGAACTGCTGATAGAAACAGATCTAACACAGGGAGATATTGCACAACGAGCGGGATTCAAATATGAAAGCTATATGAACCAAAGCTTCAAACGCGTCGTTGGGCAGCCGCCGGGTGTATATCGTCAGGAACACAAAGGCATGTCCGCCGGAAACAACAGCAACACCTCTCCGTGGTAA
- a CDS encoding T9SS type A sorting domain-containing protein — protein sequence MKFSSGITILILFITTHGLYGGIHSAAKSLPLNNRDSKFSAPVIHLSEKAASPVSQLVFPATSNKSVIDSIIFVRQGYYYKYTGAMNSDHNWTSTLYQTWDYDSDIWSDLYRTLYRYDARGNRIETLEQLWDNQGAKWVQDTRNTRAFSDDKLTTQLQEMWNSEEQSWEKTEQVHFAWDKDGNIQSTTLQSWDSLSGSWKNNRSYSFTYTDKGRQATGLLQTWDGQSETWVNEMREFYTYSQGKLIHYRADRLDSLSGKWINNWQQTNHYDNARQLIYAIYKQWIEDEQDWRNDQQVHYEYDDNGNRLHGLWQSWNALYQRWEDYWMMTYEYDESGNMILFESRGWNGYEWVSGSAACEFEDAYHNFSFTCSELSAYYSSVSPVHHRNQPLNFRLMQNYPNPFNPVTCIEYELSHPSHVQLIVYNAIGEQIDKLVDSMQSTGSHQVIFDGSALPSGSYYYILKTDHRVDSKKMLMIK from the coding sequence ATGAAGTTTTCGTCCGGCATCACTATCTTGATTTTGTTTATCACGACCCATGGCCTGTATGGCGGCATTCATTCCGCTGCAAAAAGCCTTCCTTTAAATAACCGGGATTCAAAGTTTTCAGCTCCTGTGATTCATTTATCCGAAAAAGCTGCGTCTCCGGTCAGTCAGTTAGTCTTTCCAGCCACATCAAATAAAAGTGTCATTGACAGCATCATTTTCGTACGACAGGGCTATTATTACAAATACACCGGAGCCATGAACAGTGATCACAATTGGACCTCTACGTTATACCAGACCTGGGATTATGATTCGGACATTTGGAGTGACCTGTATCGGACTCTTTATAGGTATGATGCCCGGGGAAACCGAATCGAGACTTTGGAGCAACTCTGGGACAATCAAGGTGCAAAGTGGGTTCAAGATACCCGCAATACACGCGCATTCAGCGATGACAAGCTCACAACACAGCTACAGGAAATGTGGAATAGCGAGGAACAAAGCTGGGAAAAAACGGAACAGGTTCATTTCGCTTGGGATAAAGACGGAAATATACAAAGCACAACACTGCAGTCCTGGGACAGCCTTTCCGGAAGCTGGAAAAATAATCGCAGTTACTCATTCACTTATACCGATAAAGGCCGGCAAGCCACGGGGCTTTTGCAAACCTGGGACGGTCAAAGCGAAACATGGGTGAACGAAATGCGGGAATTTTACACCTATTCACAAGGGAAATTAATACACTACCGGGCAGATCGGCTTGACAGCCTTTCAGGAAAATGGATCAACAATTGGCAGCAAACCAACCATTATGACAATGCCCGGCAATTAATTTACGCAATTTACAAACAGTGGATAGAGGATGAACAAGATTGGCGTAATGATCAGCAGGTACATTATGAATACGATGATAACGGCAACCGTCTGCATGGACTCTGGCAATCCTGGAACGCGCTCTACCAACGCTGGGAAGATTACTGGATGATGACCTATGAATACGACGAGTCCGGAAATATGATACTATTTGAATCCAGAGGCTGGAACGGCTATGAATGGGTATCAGGATCCGCTGCCTGCGAATTTGAGGATGCCTATCACAATTTTTCATTCACTTGCAGTGAGTTGTCTGCATACTATTCCTCTGTCTCCCCGGTGCACCACCGAAATCAGCCTTTGAATTTCAGACTGATGCAGAATTATCCCAATCCCTTTAACCCCGTAACCTGCATCGAATATGAGCTTTCGCATCCCTCCCACGTTCAGCTCATTGTTTACAATGCAATTGGAGAGCAGATCGACAAGCTTGTTGATTCAATGCAATCAACAGGATCGCACCAGGTTATTTTTGACGGTAGCGCACTGCCCTCCGGATCGTATTATTACATTCTAAAAACGGATCACAGAGTCGACTCTAAAAAAATGTTGATGATAAAGTGA
- a CDS encoding sugar phosphate isomerase/epimerase family protein — protein sequence MSRPVTLFTGQWADLPLKELAKLASQWGYDGLELACWGDHFEVPRALESDLYIRDKKDLLAKYDLKCFAISNHLVGQCVCDPVDERHKGILPERIWGDGDAEGVRQRAAAEIQDTAIAAKQFGVDIVNGFTGSSIWHKLYFFPPTSSDEIDAGYRDFAERWTPILDTFKKNKIKFALEVHPTEIAYDIITAERTLHAVNNHPAFGFNFDPSHLVHQFVDPVEFIDSFDDRIYHVHIKDSRVQLTGRNSILSSHLSFGDSRRGWDFVSPGHGDVEWDPIIRALNRVGYKGPLSVEWEDSGMNRVHGAQEALEIIRREDFSPPDTAFDDAFES from the coding sequence ATGTCCAGACCTGTAACTTTATTTACCGGACAGTGGGCAGACCTGCCGCTAAAAGAACTTGCAAAACTTGCCAGCCAATGGGGATATGACGGGCTGGAACTGGCATGCTGGGGCGATCATTTTGAGGTCCCCCGCGCCCTGGAAAGTGATTTATATATCCGGGACAAGAAAGATCTGCTTGCCAAGTACGATCTAAAATGCTTTGCCATCAGCAATCACCTTGTCGGACAATGCGTCTGTGATCCCGTTGATGAACGTCATAAAGGTATATTGCCGGAACGGATTTGGGGAGACGGCGATGCCGAAGGAGTCCGACAGCGTGCAGCGGCTGAAATACAGGATACAGCAATAGCTGCAAAGCAATTCGGTGTCGATATCGTCAATGGATTTACAGGCAGCAGCATCTGGCACAAGCTGTATTTCTTTCCCCCGACCTCTTCAGACGAGATTGATGCCGGATATCGTGATTTTGCAGAGCGTTGGACACCGATTCTCGACACGTTTAAAAAAAATAAAATAAAATTTGCTCTGGAAGTTCATCCCACGGAAATCGCTTATGATATCATCACTGCCGAACGCACGTTACATGCGGTGAACAACCATCCCGCGTTTGGCTTTAATTTTGATCCCAGCCATCTTGTTCATCAATTTGTCGATCCGGTCGAATTCATTGACAGCTTTGATGACCGTATTTACCATGTTCACATCAAGGATTCACGGGTACAACTGACCGGCCGCAACAGCATCCTCTCCTCACATCTCAGCTTTGGCGATTCACGACGGGGATGGGATTTTGTCTCTCCCGGACATGGTGATGTCGAATGGGATCCGATCATTCGCGCATTAAATCGCGTGGGTTACAAGGGACCGTTATCCGTGGAATGGGAAGATTCCGGTATGAACCGCGTACACGGAGCACAGGAAGCACTGGAAATAATCCGCAGAGAGGATTTTTCACCCCCGGACACGGCATTTGACGACGCATTTGAATCTTGA
- a CDS encoding GEVED domain-containing protein, with protein sequence MAPGDYIIQEYPPMGWNLFSIFITGDTDNGSSIDLSLNQAKLDYDSGEDIVVYFENLYEEQQEGVDFGDAPDSYRTRMISNGASHSVHHDISIGTLTDAEPDGLPTIAADGDDNADQNDEDGVLITAPFMPGSPGTAKIDVENRGAVDDYGYVVGWIDFNRDNSFQQTELIGSQYLTLTASSVTSHTFNFTVPANSIPGPTYARFRLFIGRQEQGVQFVPIWYDYGGDGEVEDYMVEIEGEQENLDWGDAPSPYPAASHTIAGAYIGGSAAPDAETGMQRHPQALGDDQDSDGDDEDGFQQFSDFVPGQLMHFVLVTTYPANDSVMAFLWIDWNQDKDWEDPGEAVLTFSYNASGSGKGYCVIGMIAQVPTYAVLGNTFARVRVARPEGPGFSSYGYMKSGEVEDHLVVVKSEGDSIPQGSMLFGYKWNDLNGNGIWDVAPTPEPPLPNWTIWLDMNSNGVYDSGDLTTTTDASGRYQFSNLADGSYVVGEQLQNGWTQTYPPAPGTHTVSVAVGQIVQAANFGNMQQEPGPGDGVLKWSQPPLFDPLWEDTTCYFGWDEPSIFMERMAADDWFCFNPQPVTSIRWWGSYTNWRQDLPPEQAPNMFHLSIWTDVPRDEENEFSHPGERIWELFMPRDAVNELPVRCDFFPDRMDEPETCFRYHINLPKDTWFYQEGDSTVYWLCVTAVYEQEPPEEHIWGWKTRMHYFNDDAVLFHSIESKDGQFVFEAGEPLAPRWDLAFELGTTEYEWNLDFGDAPDSRLCHNPHGQRRSSSGGPNVQIGELIDAESDGQPQSDAKGDDANHLNDADGVRFLTDFVPGETVEMQVDLSSAGYVNVWLDIHSFRTLVRSAFACH encoded by the coding sequence ATGGCACCTGGAGACTATATCATTCAGGAATATCCGCCCATGGGCTGGAATTTGTTCAGTATTTTCATCACCGGTGATACGGACAACGGTTCCAGTATTGACTTGTCCTTGAATCAGGCGAAACTCGATTATGATTCCGGTGAGGACATTGTGGTGTATTTTGAAAACCTGTATGAAGAACAACAGGAAGGCGTGGATTTCGGCGATGCACCGGATAGCTACCGAACCCGCATGATTAGTAACGGCGCTTCGCATAGCGTCCATCACGATATTTCAATCGGTACACTGACGGATGCAGAGCCGGACGGCCTGCCCACTATTGCCGCGGACGGAGACGATAACGCAGACCAAAATGATGAAGACGGTGTGCTGATCACCGCTCCGTTCATGCCGGGATCACCGGGTACGGCAAAAATTGATGTTGAAAACCGGGGCGCAGTGGATGATTACGGATACGTCGTCGGCTGGATCGATTTCAACCGCGATAATTCATTTCAGCAAACCGAACTCATCGGCAGTCAATATTTGACCCTGACCGCGTCTTCTGTCACTTCCCACACCTTTAATTTTACCGTACCGGCCAATTCAATACCCGGCCCGACCTATGCGCGTTTCAGACTGTTTATCGGACGTCAGGAGCAGGGCGTGCAGTTTGTCCCCATCTGGTACGATTACGGCGGTGATGGTGAAGTTGAGGATTATATGGTTGAAATTGAGGGGGAACAGGAAAATCTCGATTGGGGGGATGCTCCTTCTCCCTATCCGGCTGCCTCTCACACCATTGCTGGCGCATATATTGGTGGATCCGCAGCACCGGATGCAGAAACAGGGATGCAGAGACATCCTCAGGCTCTTGGAGACGATCAGGATAGTGATGGAGATGATGAAGATGGATTTCAACAATTTTCAGATTTTGTACCGGGTCAGTTGATGCATTTTGTATTAGTTACCACATATCCTGCTAATGATTCTGTCATGGCTTTCTTATGGATAGACTGGAACCAGGATAAGGATTGGGAGGATCCCGGCGAAGCTGTATTAACATTTAGCTATAATGCAAGCGGTTCAGGTAAGGGGTATTGCGTCATTGGCATGATCGCGCAAGTGCCGACATATGCTGTCCTTGGAAATACATTTGCGCGAGTTCGTGTCGCAAGACCTGAAGGTCCGGGATTTTCCTCATATGGATACATGAAAAGCGGCGAAGTGGAAGATCATCTGGTTGTTGTCAAATCAGAAGGCGATTCGATTCCGCAAGGAAGTATGCTGTTCGGCTACAAATGGAACGACCTGAACGGCAATGGTATATGGGATGTGGCACCGACACCGGAACCACCGTTGCCCAACTGGACCATCTGGCTGGACATGAACAGCAACGGTGTGTATGACAGCGGCGATCTGACCACAACAACTGACGCCAGCGGCCGCTACCAGTTCAGCAATTTAGCGGATGGTTCGTACGTTGTCGGAGAACAACTGCAGAACGGCTGGACTCAAACCTATCCGCCGGCGCCGGGTACACATACCGTCTCGGTGGCTGTGGGCCAGATAGTACAGGCGGCCAATTTCGGCAATATGCAACAAGAACCCGGACCGGGAGACGGCGTATTAAAATGGTCGCAGCCGCCGCTGTTCGATCCCCTGTGGGAAGACACCACCTGTTATTTCGGCTGGGATGAACCGTCTATCTTTATGGAGCGCATGGCCGCGGATGACTGGTTCTGCTTTAATCCCCAGCCGGTCACATCTATCCGCTGGTGGGGTTCGTATACCAACTGGCGCCAAGACCTGCCGCCCGAACAGGCGCCGAATATGTTCCATCTGAGCATCTGGACGGATGTGCCCCGTGATGAAGAAAACGAATTCAGTCATCCGGGCGAACGGATCTGGGAATTGTTCATGCCTCGCGATGCTGTGAACGAACTGCCGGTACGCTGCGACTTTTTCCCGGATCGCATGGATGAACCCGAAACCTGTTTCCGGTACCATATCAATCTTCCCAAGGATACCTGGTTCTATCAGGAAGGCGATTCAACGGTTTACTGGCTGTGCGTGACCGCTGTATATGAACAAGAGCCGCCGGAAGAACATATCTGGGGATGGAAGACGCGCATGCATTATTTCAATGATGATGCGGTGCTGTTCCATTCCATTGAATCCAAAGACGGTCAGTTTGTATTTGAGGCCGGTGAACCCCTGGCGCCTCGCTGGGATTTGGCATTTGAACTGGGAACAACGGAATATGAGTGGAATCTCGATTTCGGCGACGCTCCGGATTCCCGGCTATGCCACAACCCGCATGGCCAACGGCGCTCATCATCTGGTGGACCCAATGTGCAAATCGGCGAGTTGATCGATGCGGAATCCGACGGTCAACCGCAATCCGATGCCAAGGGCGATGATGCCAACCATCTCAATGACGCCGACGGCGTGCGCTTTCTCACGGATTTTGTACCGGGTGAAACCGTAGAGATGCAAGTGGATCTGTCGAGTGCCGGCTATGTCAATGTCTGGCTGGATATTCATTCATTCCGGACACTGGTTCGATCCGCCTTCGCATGTCATTGA
- a CDS encoding SdrD B-like domain-containing protein encodes MKTLILLLLCAGMLCPVHSQTLSGRVYEGATGTEPPTANPLNGVTVELWGSNNQGTLDQRVDVTTTNSEGWYGLEAEGSWEFYSIKEINPGGYSSNGATSVGGAVKTADLIEYMYPLSGKTLTGNKFWDAKDQPDNNPPVAEADGPYNGYTGVSMTLDGSGSWDPDVGDSITQYQWDLDGDGQYDDATGAKPQYTWNSLFSGTIYLRVYDSHNSSDADSASVNIREFQQDKAVIKGFKFNDLNQNGQRDLGEPGIPGWEIVLDEHPFSSPDQSTLTDSTGGYSFTVKPENDSTLCLLYEKSKNGWTVTSDSAYYVNVHAGQVVTGIDFGNYQRESSEFFDFGDVPTPYDPFAHYTVHQSFYLGSGIDSELAHQPDSDAQGDDKADSDDEDGIVLTSALLPGQHASLDATVYGTAEHEPRLEIWIDFDQNNVWDNYDKIVDDHVTTGTYTYPFLVPGTALTGKTYMRAIYSDWGPFPRMALRMEKLRTMPSKLEHPVPSQS; translated from the coding sequence ATGAAAACTCTGATTCTGTTGTTGCTGTGTGCTGGGATGCTATGTCCTGTTCATTCCCAGACACTATCCGGCCGCGTCTATGAGGGCGCAACCGGGACCGAACCTCCGACAGCCAATCCGCTGAACGGGGTTACGGTGGAACTCTGGGGTTCAAACAATCAGGGAACTCTGGATCAAAGAGTTGATGTAACCACAACCAATTCAGAGGGGTGGTACGGTCTTGAAGCAGAAGGCTCCTGGGAGTTTTATTCCATCAAAGAAATCAATCCCGGCGGTTATTCTTCCAATGGCGCAACCAGCGTTGGCGGCGCCGTAAAAACAGCCGATCTGATCGAGTACATGTATCCGTTATCCGGGAAAACCTTGACCGGCAACAAATTCTGGGATGCCAAAGATCAGCCGGACAACAATCCGCCTGTGGCGGAAGCGGACGGTCCGTACAACGGCTACACGGGTGTTTCGATGACTCTGGACGGCAGCGGCTCCTGGGATCCGGATGTCGGCGATTCCATTACTCAGTACCAATGGGATCTGGACGGGGACGGACAGTATGATGATGCCACAGGAGCTAAACCGCAGTATACCTGGAATTCTCTATTCTCCGGCACCATTTATTTACGTGTTTACGACAGCCACAATTCGAGTGATGCTGATTCCGCTTCTGTCAATATCAGGGAATTTCAACAAGATAAAGCTGTGATCAAAGGCTTCAAGTTTAATGATCTCAATCAAAACGGACAGCGTGATTTAGGAGAACCGGGTATACCGGGATGGGAAATAGTATTGGATGAACATCCCTTTTCATCACCCGATCAATCAACATTAACCGACAGTACGGGTGGATATTCATTTACCGTAAAACCGGAAAATGATAGCACATTGTGCCTTCTCTATGAAAAATCTAAAAACGGCTGGACTGTTACCTCTGACTCGGCCTATTATGTAAATGTACACGCAGGACAAGTCGTTACGGGCATTGATTTCGGTAATTATCAACGCGAATCCAGCGAGTTTTTTGATTTCGGTGATGTGCCAACCCCCTATGACCCGTTCGCCCACTATACCGTGCATCAGTCCTTTTACCTGGGCAGCGGCATTGATTCTGAACTGGCGCATCAGCCGGACAGCGATGCGCAGGGCGACGACAAAGCGGATTCGGATGATGAAGACGGTATTGTACTGACCAGTGCGTTACTGCCCGGTCAGCATGCCAGTTTGGATGCCACGGTCTACGGCACGGCTGAACATGAACCGCGGCTCGAAATCTGGATCGATTTTGATCAGAACAACGTCTGGGATAATTATGATAAAATTGTCGATGACCATGTAACCACGGGTACGTATACGTACCCGTTTCTGGTGCCGGGAACCGCTCTCACCGGCAAAACCTACATGCGCGCCATCTATAGTGACTGGGGGCCTTTCCCCCGAATGGCATTGCGCATGGAGAAATTGAGGACTATGCCGTCGAAATTGGAACATCCGGTTCCATCACAGTCGTAA